In Castor canadensis chromosome 11, mCasCan1.hap1v2, whole genome shotgun sequence, a single genomic region encodes these proteins:
- the Cfap45 gene encoding cilia- and flagella-associated protein 45: MPLSTSGILSSCSTASNRSRNRTRYRTKAVSSEVDESLFGVVKPLVQGQSDSPIVLLRDKHAIRETLTALGLDHKPETIQLITRDMVRELIVPKQDPSGESLIISPEEFERIKWASHVLTKEELEAREQAFKKEKEAIVDAVTTRKKIMKQKEMLSNFHKKLSDLEEEAKERAQNLLQRANKLRMEQEEELKVMSKIILNAKCHAIRDAQILEKQQIQKELDAEEKRLDQMMEVERQKSLQRQEERDKQRREESIRGRWQIIQQMEKNQEERSLLAEQREQEKEQMMEYMEQLQEEDLRDMERRHQQKLKMQAEIKRINEENQRQKAERLAQEKLADQMVMEFTKKKMAREAEFEAEQERIRREKEKEITRLRAMQERAQDYQAEQDALRAKRNQEVADREWRRKEKENAQKKKETEAKLRKSRLEQVAFKEHTLAVQVQRDRDEFERILRAQREQIEKERLEEEKKATGRLQHANELRRQVRENQQKQVQNRIAIFEEGRRLKEEAQKRRERIDDIKKKKLEELRATGLPEKYCIEAEHKANILPVTSVK, from the exons ATG CCTCTAAGCACATCTGGCATCCTGAGCTCCTGTTCCACTGCTTCCAACAGGTCACGAAATAGGACTCGCTATCGAACCAAAGCCGTGAGCTCTGAGGTGGATGAAAGCCTCTTTGGGGTTGTCAAG CCCCTGGTCCAGGGCCAGAGTGACAGCCCCATCGTGCTGCTCCGAGATAAGCATGCCATCCGGGAAACTCTCACTGCCTTGGGCTTAGACCACAAGCCAGAGACCATCCAGCTCATCACCCGGGACATGGTCCGAGAACTCAT TGTTCCAAAACAGGACCCCTCTGGAGAATCCCTGATCATCAGCCCTGAGGAGTTTGAGCGGATCAAATGGGCATCCCACGTCCTGACCAAAGAAGAATTGGAGGCCAGGGAGCAGGCctttaaaaaggagaaggaagccaTTGTG GATGCAGTGACAACACGCAAGAAGATCATGAAACAGAAGGAAATGTTGTCAAATTTCCACAAAAAGCTCAGTGACCTGGAGGAGGAGGCCAAGGAGCGGGCCCAGAACCTCCTGCAGAGAGCCAATAAACTGCGGATGGAACAGGAGGAAGAGCTCAAGGTTATGAGCAAG ATTATCCTCAATGCCAAGTGCCACGCCATCCGGGATGCCCAAATCCTGGAGAAGCAGCAGATACAAAAAGAATTGGATGCAGAGGAGAAGCGGTTGGATCAGATGATGGAAGTGGAACGGCAGAAATCCCTTCAAAGGCAGGAGGAACGAGACAagcaaaggagggaggaaagcatCCG aggaagatgGCAGATTATACAGCAAATGGAAAAGAACCAGGAGGAACGATCGCTACTTGCAGAGCAACGGGAGCAGGAGAAGGAGCAGATGATGGAGTATATGGAACAGCTCCAGGAGGAGGATTTGCGG GACATGGAACGAAGGCACCAGCAAAAACTGAAAATGCAGGCTGAGATTAAGCGCATCAACGAGGAAaaccagagacagaaagcagagcgGCTGGCTCAGGAGAAGCTAGCAGACCAGATGGTGATGGAGTTCACCAAGAAGAAGATG GCTCGAGAAGCAGAGTTTGAGGCTGAGCAGGAGAGAATccgaagggagaaagagaaggagatcACCCGCCTGAGGGCTATGCAGGAGAGGGCCCAGGATTACCAGGCAGAACAG GATGCCTTGCGGGCCAAGCGCAATCAGGAGGTGGCAGACCGAGAGTGGcgcagaaaggaaaaggaaaatgcccAGAAGAAGAAGGAGACAGAAGCCAAGCTGCGAAAAAGTCGGCTAGAACAGGTGGCTTTCAAGGAGCACACTTTGGCTGTTCAGGTGCAACGGGACCGGGATGAGTTCGAAAGGATTCTTCG GGCTCAGAGAGAGCAGATTGAGAAGGAGCGgctggaggaggagaaaaaggccACAGGGCGCCTACAGCATGCCAATGAGCTCCGTCGGCAGGTGCGTGAGAACCAGCAGAAGCAGGTGCAGAACCGAATTGCTATCTTTGAAGAGGGCCGGCGCCTCAAAGAGGAGGCCCAGAAGCGGCGTGAGCGCATTGATGACATCAAGAAGAAGAAGCTTGAAGAGCTGAG AGCTACCGGTCTTCCTGAGAAGTACTGCATTGAGGCTGAGCACAAAGCTAACATCCTGCCAGTCACCTCTGTGAAATGA